A portion of the Pseudomonas koreensis genome contains these proteins:
- a CDS encoding NAD(P)H-dependent flavin oxidoreductase: protein MSLPALLEQCLRLPVVAAPMFLISNPELVLACCRNGVVGSFPALNQRESSGFKAWLEQIEAGLATLDNPAPYAVNLIVHHSNPRLQADLDICVEHKVPIVITSLGAVKELVDAVHSYGGLVFHDVTTRRHAEKAAEAGVDGLIAVAAGAGGHAGTWSPFALIAEIRQFFDKTLLLAGCLNHGHEILAAQLLGADLAYFGTRFIGTTESHAPDAYKDMLLTAKAADIIHTPAVSGVPASFMRQSLEAAGFDMAALQGKGEVNFGDKLKPINDEAKAWKTVWSAGQGVGQIDDLPNVDQLIARLDAEYRQAQTRAAQLPQRWPR from the coding sequence ATGTCGCTGCCCGCTTTGCTCGAACAATGTCTGCGTCTGCCCGTAGTAGCAGCGCCGATGTTCCTGATCTCCAATCCGGAGCTGGTGCTCGCCTGCTGCCGCAATGGCGTGGTCGGCAGTTTTCCAGCGCTGAACCAGCGCGAAAGCAGCGGATTCAAGGCCTGGCTGGAACAGATCGAGGCGGGCCTGGCGACGCTGGACAATCCAGCCCCGTATGCGGTGAACCTGATCGTTCATCACAGTAACCCGCGCCTGCAGGCGGATCTGGATATCTGCGTCGAGCACAAGGTACCGATTGTCATCACCAGCCTCGGCGCGGTGAAGGAACTGGTCGACGCGGTGCACAGCTATGGCGGTCTGGTGTTCCACGACGTGACCACGCGGCGCCATGCCGAGAAAGCCGCTGAAGCCGGGGTCGACGGGCTGATTGCCGTCGCGGCCGGCGCCGGCGGGCATGCCGGCACCTGGAGTCCATTTGCGCTGATCGCCGAGATTCGTCAGTTCTTCGACAAAACGTTGTTGCTTGCAGGATGCTTGAACCACGGCCATGAGATTCTCGCCGCACAGTTGCTCGGCGCGGATTTGGCCTACTTCGGTACGCGCTTTATCGGCACCACCGAAAGTCACGCGCCTGACGCTTACAAAGACATGCTGCTGACAGCCAAGGCGGCCGACATCATTCATACTCCAGCGGTGTCGGGAGTGCCGGCCAGCTTCATGCGCCAGAGCCTGGAGGCAGCCGGTTTCGACATGGCAGCGCTACAAGGCAAGGGCGAAGTGAATTTCGGCGACAAGCTCAAGCCGATCAATGATGAGGCCAAAGCCTGGAAGACCGTGTGGTCGGCGGGCCAGGGTGTTGGCCAGATTGACGATCTGCCGAACGTGGATCAACTGATTGCACGGCTCGACGCCGAATATCGTCAAGCCCAAACGCGCGCTGCACAGCTGCCACAACGCTGGCCGCGCTGA
- a CDS encoding DUF805 domain-containing protein: protein MSEPRYKIVFDGALQPGVDLTTAKLNLADLFKSDVAAIERLFSGSAVALKRDLSHSDAQTYLQALSKTGIDARIEAETSIELNLAEVHDNTVPAPEPESPYAPPRANVGEALPPFATLKPFSVEGRIGRLRFLAWTMVLTLVTLPIVGVFALFALGLVSGDSTTGLILGGILAVLLFIGFMIVSIVFSVQRLHDIGWSGWLWLLNLVPFVGSFFPLVIMVVPGNAGANRYGPPPPPNSTAVKVLCSLWLVFFALIFAAGLLGGFSAVQDEYESNLESSYDSGSVTADEVEVVEPPAISTDEAAEPAQAPVDSAKE from the coding sequence ATGAGCGAACCCCGTTACAAGATCGTCTTCGACGGCGCACTGCAACCCGGCGTCGACCTCACCACTGCCAAACTGAATCTGGCGGATCTGTTCAAAAGCGATGTGGCCGCCATCGAGCGCCTGTTCAGTGGCAGCGCCGTCGCCCTCAAACGGGATCTATCCCACAGTGATGCCCAGACCTATCTGCAAGCGTTGAGCAAAACCGGGATCGATGCGCGGATCGAAGCGGAAACTTCCATCGAGCTGAATCTGGCGGAGGTTCACGATAACACTGTCCCGGCGCCCGAGCCGGAGTCGCCGTACGCCCCACCGCGCGCAAATGTCGGTGAAGCTCTGCCGCCCTTCGCCACGCTCAAGCCATTCAGTGTTGAAGGCCGGATCGGTCGTCTGCGTTTTCTGGCTTGGACCATGGTCTTGACTCTGGTGACCCTGCCCATTGTCGGTGTGTTTGCCTTGTTTGCCTTGGGGCTGGTCAGCGGCGACTCAACCACCGGCCTGATCCTCGGCGGCATTCTGGCTGTCTTATTGTTCATTGGCTTCATGATCGTCAGCATTGTGTTCAGCGTTCAGCGCCTGCACGATATCGGCTGGTCGGGCTGGCTGTGGCTGTTGAATCTGGTGCCGTTCGTGGGCAGCTTTTTCCCGCTGGTGATCATGGTTGTTCCTGGCAATGCCGGCGCCAACCGCTACGGCCCGCCGCCACCGCCTAACAGCACGGCGGTCAAAGTGCTGTGCTCATTGTGGCTCGTGTTCTTCGCGCTGATTTTTGCCGCAGGTCTGCTTGGCGGCTTCTCGGCTGTGCAGGACGAATATGAAAGCAATCTGGAAAGCAGCTATGACAGCGGCTCGGTGACCGCCGACGAAGTTGAGGTCGTCGAACCGCCAGCGATTTCCACCGACGAGGCCGCCGAACCTGCGCAGGCCCCTGTAGACTCTGCAAAAGAATGA
- a CDS encoding SDR family NAD(P)-dependent oxidoreductase, translating into MTRYALITGASSGIGLAMAEALARRGRSLILVARQRDQLESIAIELTQRFDVEVLFRACDLGEPLRLSGFLLELEEGDRQIDLLVNCAGIGTCGPFLAQDWMTEQDLIEVNILALTRLCHAVGNSMALLGGGHILNVASVAAYSPGPWMSTYYASKAYVLHFSEALRVELKQSGVKVSVLCPGPTRTAFFRTAQLNSEKIDSSDSMMSPEEVALHAVRALDKNRAIIIPGRRNRWLAFLPRLGSRWLNRTIVGMVNKAYCPR; encoded by the coding sequence ATGACCCGTTACGCTCTGATCACCGGCGCCTCCAGCGGCATCGGCCTGGCCATGGCCGAAGCGCTGGCCCGGCGTGGCCGCAGCCTGATTCTGGTGGCACGACAGCGTGATCAGCTGGAAAGTATCGCCATCGAGCTGACCCAGCGCTTTGATGTCGAAGTGTTGTTTCGTGCCTGCGACCTTGGCGAACCGTTGCGTCTGTCCGGCTTTTTGCTGGAGTTGGAAGAAGGCGACCGACAGATCGACCTGCTGGTCAATTGTGCCGGTATCGGTACATGTGGCCCGTTCCTCGCGCAGGACTGGATGACCGAGCAGGATTTGATCGAAGTGAATATCCTCGCTCTCACCCGCCTCTGTCATGCGGTGGGTAACAGCATGGCGCTTTTGGGGGGCGGGCATATCCTGAACGTCGCCTCGGTGGCCGCCTACAGCCCTGGTCCGTGGATGAGCACTTACTACGCCAGCAAAGCCTACGTGCTGCACTTTTCCGAAGCGTTGCGCGTTGAGCTTAAACAGAGCGGCGTGAAAGTCTCGGTACTGTGCCCCGGCCCGACCCGCACGGCGTTTTTCCGCACCGCGCAATTGAACAGCGAAAAAATCGACAGCAGCGATTCGATGATGAGCCCGGAAGAGGTCGCGCTGCACGCCGTGCGAGCGCTGGATAAAAACCGCGCCATCATCATTCCGGGACGACGCAACCGCTGGCTGGCGTTCCTGCCGCGACTGGGTTCGCGCTGGCTCAACCGGACGATTGTCGGCATGGTTAACAAGGCCTACTGCCCCCGTTGA
- a CDS encoding histidine triad nucleotide-binding protein: MDTLFTKIINREIPAKIIYEDDQVLAFHDIAPQAPVHFLVIPKKPVRTLNDLTEDDKALAGHILFTAQRLALELGCEEGFRVVMNCNELGGQTVYHIHMHVLGQRQMNWPPG, encoded by the coding sequence GTGGATACTCTGTTCACCAAGATCATCAACCGGGAAATCCCGGCAAAGATCATTTACGAGGACGACCAGGTTCTGGCCTTCCACGACATCGCCCCACAGGCTCCGGTGCACTTTCTGGTGATCCCGAAGAAACCGGTACGCACGCTCAATGACCTGACCGAAGATGACAAGGCGCTGGCCGGGCATATCCTGTTCACCGCGCAACGTCTGGCGCTGGAACTGGGCTGCGAGGAAGGTTTCCGCGTGGTGATGAACTGCAATGAACTCGGCGGGCAGACTGTCTATCACATTCATATGCATGTGCTGGGGCAGCGTCAGATGAACTGGCCGCCGGGCTGA
- the coq7 gene encoding 2-polyprenyl-3-methyl-6-methoxy-1,4-benzoquinone monooxygenase encodes MTTQRHYSPIDRLLLQADAAMRTLLPFSGQPYRPSPAILQPDTQMSDEDTRHVAGLMRINHTGEVCAQALYQGQALTAKLPQVREAMEHAAEEEIDHLVWCEQRIHQLGSHTSVLNPLFYGMSFGIGAVAGLISDKVSLGFVAATEHQVCKHLNEHLEQLPAEDEKSRAILEQMRIDEEHHAESALDAGGFRFPAPVKFGMSLLAKVMTKSTYRI; translated from the coding sequence ATGACTACCCAACGTCACTACTCGCCCATAGACCGCCTGCTGCTGCAAGCCGATGCCGCGATGCGCACGCTGTTGCCCTTCAGTGGCCAGCCGTATCGCCCATCCCCGGCGATTCTGCAGCCGGACACGCAGATGAGCGATGAAGACACCCGCCACGTGGCCGGCCTTATGCGCATCAACCATACCGGTGAGGTCTGTGCTCAGGCGCTGTACCAAGGACAGGCGTTGACTGCCAAGCTGCCGCAGGTACGTGAAGCCATGGAGCACGCGGCTGAAGAAGAGATCGATCATCTGGTCTGGTGCGAGCAACGCATCCATCAGTTGGGCAGTCATACCAGCGTCTTGAATCCACTGTTTTATGGCATGTCGTTCGGCATTGGTGCGGTGGCCGGGTTGATCAGCGACAAGGTCAGTCTTGGTTTCGTTGCGGCGACCGAGCATCAGGTGTGCAAACATCTGAATGAGCATCTGGAGCAATTGCCGGCCGAGGACGAGAAATCCCGGGCGATTCTTGAGCAGATGCGCATCGACGAAGAACATCACGCGGAAAGTGCTCTGGATGCGGGCGGGTTTCGTTTTCCGGCGCCGGTGAAGTTCGGCATGAGTTTGTTGGCGAAGGTGATGACCAAGAGTACCTATCGGATTTGA
- the speD gene encoding adenosylmethionine decarboxylase, translating into MKSKLKLHGFNNLTKTLSFNIYDICYAETPQDQQAYVEYINQEYNAKRLTQILTEVVEIIGANILNIASQDYEPQGASVTILISEEPVTPTDSQIEESPGPLPEIILAHLDKSHITVHTYPEIHPDDGIATFRVDIDVSTCGVISPLKALNFLIHQFDSDIVTVDYRVRGFTRDVEGNKHFIDHEINSIQNYLSEDTRDAYQMTDVNVYQENLFHTKMLLKNFELDNYLFGDATSNLSPEQRAQVTDRVKHEMLEIFYARNMPT; encoded by the coding sequence GTGAAAAGCAAACTCAAGCTCCACGGGTTCAATAACCTGACAAAGACCTTGAGCTTCAACATCTATGACATCTGCTACGCGGAAACCCCGCAAGACCAGCAGGCTTACGTCGAGTACATCAATCAAGAGTACAACGCGAAACGCCTGACGCAGATTCTCACAGAAGTTGTCGAGATCATTGGTGCCAACATCCTGAACATTGCCAGTCAGGACTATGAACCCCAGGGCGCCAGCGTCACGATTCTGATTTCGGAAGAGCCGGTAACCCCGACTGACAGCCAGATCGAAGAATCGCCGGGCCCGTTGCCCGAAATCATTCTGGCCCACCTCGACAAGAGCCACATCACGGTGCACACCTACCCGGAAATCCATCCGGACGATGGTATTGCGACCTTCCGTGTGGATATCGACGTGTCGACCTGTGGTGTCATTTCACCGCTCAAAGCGCTCAACTTCCTCATTCACCAGTTCGATTCGGACATCGTGACTGTGGATTATCGTGTGCGCGGCTTCACCCGTGACGTTGAAGGCAACAAGCACTTCATCGACCACGAGATCAACTCGATCCAGAACTATCTCTCCGAAGACACCCGCGACGCGTACCAGATGACCGACGTGAACGTGTACCAGGAAAACCTCTTCCACACCAAGATGCTGCTGAAGAACTTCGAACTGGACAACTACCTGTTCGGCGACGCCACCAGCAACCTTTCGCCCGAGCAACGTGCCCAGGTGACCGACCGTGTGAAACACGAAATGCTGGAAATCTTCTACGCGCGCAACATGCCGACCTAA
- a CDS encoding OsmC family protein, translating into MKARIQWAGEAMFLGESGSGHVVVMDGPPDAGGRNLGVRPMEMLLLGVGGCSNFDVVSILKKSRQAVESCEAFLDAERAAEDPKVFTKIHMHFVVKGRGLKEAQVKRAIELSAEKYCSASIMLGAAGVAITHDYEIVELG; encoded by the coding sequence ATGAAGGCACGCATCCAATGGGCTGGCGAAGCCATGTTCCTCGGCGAATCCGGTAGCGGTCATGTCGTGGTGATGGACGGCCCGCCGGACGCCGGTGGTCGTAACCTCGGGGTTCGCCCGATGGAAATGCTTTTGCTGGGTGTCGGCGGTTGCAGCAACTTCGACGTGGTCAGCATCCTGAAGAAGTCGCGTCAGGCCGTTGAAAGCTGCGAAGCCTTTCTCGACGCCGAGCGTGCGGCTGAAGATCCAAAGGTCTTCACCAAGATCCACATGCATTTCGTGGTCAAGGGCCGGGGCCTGAAGGAAGCCCAGGTCAAGCGCGCCATCGAGCTGTCTGCGGAGAAGTATTGCTCGGCGTCGATCATGCTCGGCGCGGCTGGCGTGGCGATCACCCACGACTATGAAATCGTTGAACTCGGCTGA
- the crp gene encoding cAMP-activated global transcriptional regulator CRP: protein MVAITPTPKIKNIDKLLMHCQRRRHAAKSNIICAGDRSDTLYFIIKGSVTILIEDDDGREMIIAYLNAGDFFGELGLFEQAGHEQERSAWVRAKVECETAEISYAKFRELSQQDPDILYALSGQIAQRLRNTTRKVGDLAFFDVTGRVARCLLELCKQPDAMTHPDGMQIKVTRQEIGRIVGCSREMVGRVLKDLEERNLVDVKGKTMVVFGTR, encoded by the coding sequence ATGGTTGCTATTACCCCCACACCCAAAATCAAGAACATCGACAAGCTGCTGATGCATTGCCAGCGCCGGCGTCATGCGGCCAAGAGCAACATCATCTGCGCCGGCGATCGCTCGGACACGCTGTACTTCATCATCAAGGGCTCGGTCACCATCCTCATCGAAGACGACGATGGTCGCGAGATGATCATCGCCTACCTGAACGCCGGGGATTTCTTCGGCGAACTGGGCCTGTTCGAACAAGCCGGCCACGAACAGGAACGCAGCGCCTGGGTGCGGGCCAAGGTCGAATGCGAAACCGCGGAAATCAGCTACGCCAAGTTCCGCGAACTGTCGCAGCAGGACCCAGACATTCTTTACGCACTCAGCGGACAAATCGCACAACGCCTGCGCAACACCACGCGCAAAGTCGGCGATCTGGCGTTTTTCGACGTCACCGGTCGAGTCGCCCGTTGCCTGCTGGAACTGTGCAAACAGCCGGACGCCATGACGCACCCGGATGGCATGCAGATCAAAGTCACCCGCCAGGAAATCGGTCGGATCGTCGGTTGTTCGCGAGAGATGGTCGGCCGCGTGCTCAAGGATCTTGAAGAACGCAACCTGGTCGACGTGAAGGGCAAGACCATGGTGGTCTTCGGGACTCGCTGA
- a CDS encoding lipoate--protein ligase family protein → MSLPTPLTIESGLQAEQDLLASVCAGDAEFGLLFWQPTDRALVMPRRLNRLPQFDHACAVSAAAGWPVLLRETGGEPVPQSVATINIALVYTPPRSEGDLNRIETGYRRLCDPICQLLDELGGTSSVGEIDGAFCDGRFNVNLDGRKMVGTAQRWRQSQGGQRPVGLVHGAMLMDDERESMVAAVNRFNEACGLEQRVRAQSHIALHEKFNAPQALARLDELFRLMLAQIYSA, encoded by the coding sequence ATGTCGCTGCCAACCCCGCTGACCATCGAATCCGGCCTGCAAGCCGAACAGGACTTGTTGGCCTCGGTCTGCGCCGGCGACGCCGAATTCGGCCTGCTGTTCTGGCAACCCACCGACCGCGCGCTAGTCATGCCGCGCCGCCTCAACCGTCTCCCGCAATTCGACCACGCCTGCGCAGTCTCCGCTGCCGCTGGCTGGCCGGTGCTGCTGCGAGAGACCGGCGGCGAGCCGGTGCCGCAATCCGTTGCAACCATCAACATTGCTCTGGTCTATACGCCGCCTCGCAGCGAGGGCGACTTGAACCGCATTGAAACCGGCTACCGCCGCTTGTGCGATCCGATCTGTCAGTTGCTGGATGAATTGGGTGGCACATCGTCGGTGGGCGAAATCGACGGTGCATTCTGCGATGGCCGCTTCAACGTCAATCTCGACGGCCGCAAGATGGTCGGCACCGCTCAGCGCTGGCGTCAGAGTCAGGGCGGACAACGTCCGGTTGGCTTGGTGCACGGTGCGATGCTGATGGATGACGAACGCGAGTCAATGGTCGCCGCGGTCAATCGCTTCAATGAAGCCTGCGGGCTGGAGCAGCGGGTGAGGGCGCAAAGCCACATCGCCCTGCATGAGAAATTCAACGCGCCACAAGCGTTGGCGCGTCTCGATGAACTGTTTCGTTTGATGCTGGCGCAGATCTACAGCGCCTGA
- the trpC gene encoding indole-3-glycerol phosphate synthase TrpC, translating to MSVPTVLENILARKVQEVAERSARVSLSELESLAKAADAPRGFAQALLAQAKKKQPAVIAEIKKASPSKGVIREDFVPADIAKSYEKGGATCLSVLTDIDYFQGADAYLQQARAACKLPVIRKDFMIDPYQIVEARALGADCVLLIVSALDDVKMAELAAVAKVVGLDVLVEVHDGDELERALKTLDTPLVGVNNRNLHTFDVSLETTLDLLPRIPRDRLVITESGILNRADVELMEISDVYSFLVGEAFMRAENPGIELQRLFFPERGGPVVSGSTLD from the coding sequence ATGAGTGTACCGACGGTTCTGGAAAACATTCTGGCGCGCAAGGTTCAGGAAGTCGCCGAGCGCAGCGCTCGGGTCAGCCTGAGCGAGCTGGAAAGTCTGGCCAAGGCGGCCGATGCACCCCGTGGTTTTGCCCAGGCTTTGCTGGCGCAGGCGAAGAAGAAACAGCCGGCAGTGATTGCTGAAATTAAAAAGGCCTCGCCGAGCAAAGGCGTGATCCGCGAAGACTTCGTCCCGGCCGACATCGCCAAGAGCTACGAAAAGGGCGGGGCGACTTGCCTGTCGGTGCTGACCGACATCGATTACTTCCAGGGCGCCGATGCGTATCTGCAACAGGCGCGCGCTGCGTGCAAGCTGCCGGTGATCCGCAAGGACTTCATGATCGATCCGTACCAGATCGTTGAAGCCCGCGCGCTTGGCGCCGATTGCGTGCTGCTGATCGTCTCCGCACTCGACGACGTGAAAATGGCCGAACTGGCCGCCGTGGCCAAAGTCGTCGGTCTCGACGTATTGGTGGAAGTGCACGACGGTGACGAACTGGAGCGCGCGCTGAAAACCCTCGACACGCCTCTGGTTGGCGTCAACAACCGCAACCTGCACACCTTTGACGTCAGCCTGGAAACCACCCTCGACCTGCTGCCACGCATCCCGCGCGATCGCCTGGTGATTACCGAGAGCGGCATCCTCAATCGGGCCGATGTCGAGCTGATGGAAATCAGCGATGTGTATTCCTTCCTGGTCGGCGAAGCGTTCATGCGTGCGGAAAATCCGGGGATTGAATTGCAACGCCTGTTCTTCCCGGAGCGCGGCGGTCCGGTAGTAAGCGGTTCGACCCTCGACTGA
- the trpD gene encoding anthranilate phosphoribosyltransferase, producing MNIKTALSRIVDHLDLSTDEMRDVMREIMTGQCTEAQIGAFMMAMRMKSESIDEIVGAVSVMRELADQVELKTLDGVVDVVGTGGDGANIFNVSTASSFVVAAAGCTVAKHGNRAVSGKSGSADLLEAAGIYLNLTPVQVARCIDNVGIGFMFAQTHHKAMKYAAGPRRELGLRTLFNMLGPLTNPAGVKHQVVGVFTQALCRPLAEVLQRLGSKHVLVVHSKDGLDEFSLAAPTFVAELKNNEITEYWVEPEDLGMKSQSLHGLSVEGPEASLALIRDALGKRKTENGQKAAEMIVLNAGAALYAADLASSLKQGVELAHDALHTGLAREKLEELGAFTAVFKVENEG from the coding sequence ATGAATATCAAGACAGCCCTGAGCCGTATCGTCGATCACCTCGACCTCAGCACCGATGAAATGCGCGATGTGATGCGCGAGATCATGACCGGCCAGTGCACCGAAGCGCAGATCGGCGCGTTCATGATGGCCATGCGCATGAAGAGCGAGAGCATCGACGAGATCGTCGGCGCCGTGTCGGTGATGCGTGAGCTGGCCGATCAGGTCGAGCTGAAAACCCTCGACGGCGTGGTCGATGTGGTCGGTACCGGCGGTGACGGTGCGAACATCTTCAACGTCTCGACCGCTTCCTCGTTTGTTGTCGCCGCGGCCGGTTGCACTGTGGCCAAGCACGGTAACCGCGCGGTGTCCGGCAAAAGCGGCAGCGCCGACCTGCTGGAAGCTGCCGGCATCTACCTGAACCTGACTCCAGTGCAAGTTGCGCGCTGTATCGACAACGTCGGCATCGGTTTCATGTTTGCCCAGACCCATCACAAAGCGATGAAGTACGCCGCCGGCCCGCGCCGCGAACTCGGCCTGCGCACGCTGTTCAACATGCTCGGCCCGCTTACGAATCCGGCCGGTGTGAAACATCAAGTGGTGGGCGTATTCACTCAGGCGCTGTGCCGGCCACTGGCCGAAGTCTTGCAGCGACTCGGCAGCAAGCATGTGCTGGTGGTGCATTCGAAGGATGGTCTGGATGAATTCAGCCTCGCCGCGCCGACCTTTGTCGCCGAACTGAAAAACAACGAAATCACTGAGTATTGGGTCGAACCGGAAGACCTCGGCATGAAGAGCCAGAGCCTGCACGGCCTCTCGGTCGAAGGCCCGGAAGCGTCGCTGGCGCTGATTCGCGATGCTCTCGGCAAGCGCAAAACTGAAAACGGCCAGAAAGCGGCCGAGATGATTGTGCTCAATGCCGGTGCGGCGCTGTATGCCGCCGACCTGGCAAGCAGTCTGAAACAAGGTGTGGAGCTGGCGCATGACGCGCTGCACACCGGCCTCGCTCGGGAAAAGCTCGAGGAGCTGGGTGCCTTTACCGCGGTATTCAAAGTGGAGAATGAAGGATGA
- a CDS encoding aminodeoxychorismate/anthranilate synthase component II, with the protein MLLMIDNYDSFTYNVVQYLGELGAEVKVVRNDELTIAEIEALNPERIVVSPGPCTPTEAGVSIDAIKHFAGKLPILGVCLGHQSIGQAFGGDVVRARQVMHGKTSPVFHEDKGVFAGLNHPLTVTRYHSLIVKHESLPDCLELTAWTQLDDGSVDEIMGLRHKTLNIEGVQFHPESILTEQGHELFANFLKQTGGTR; encoded by the coding sequence ATGTTGCTGATGATCGACAACTACGACTCCTTTACCTACAACGTTGTGCAATACCTCGGCGAGCTGGGTGCCGAGGTCAAAGTGGTGCGCAACGACGAACTGACCATCGCCGAAATCGAAGCGCTGAATCCCGAGCGCATCGTGGTTTCCCCCGGACCTTGCACGCCCACCGAGGCGGGCGTTTCCATCGACGCGATCAAGCACTTTGCCGGCAAACTGCCGATCCTCGGCGTCTGCCTCGGCCACCAGTCCATCGGCCAGGCCTTCGGCGGTGATGTAGTGCGTGCCCGCCAGGTCATGCACGGTAAGACTAGCCCGGTATTCCACGAGGACAAGGGCGTGTTTGCCGGCCTCAATCATCCGCTCACCGTTACCCGCTATCACTCGCTGATCGTCAAGCACGAGAGCCTGCCCGATTGCCTGGAGCTGACCGCGTGGACCCAACTCGACGACGGCTCGGTCGACGAAATCATGGGCCTGCGTCACAAGACCCTGAACATCGAGGGTGTACAGTTCCACCCCGAGTCGATCCTCACCGAGCAGGGTCATGAACTGTTTGCCAATTTCCTCAAACAAACCGGCGGCACGCGGTAA